CCAGACCGCATCATCCTGATCATCCTGATCGGCAGCCGCATCCAGACTGCCAGGAGCATAGACCGACCTCAACGAACCCCGGCCACCACCCGCATCCTCAAAGGCCGGCTGCGACGACACCTCCTCGACAGCCCGGTCACGGTCCGTCTGGGTGCCTGCTCCGTTCTGGCCTCCAGCGTTGGTTCGGCCATTCACCCCACTGCCAGCTGCGTCTTGGCCTTCCACTTCATGGCCATTCGCATCCTTGTCAGTCCGATCGCGGCCGGCCTGCTCACCTTGACCAGCCTGGGCATGGCTGCCCTGCCAATTCATCTCATCGTCGACCACCCCGGCATCGGCCTCTTCGTTGATGGTCTTCATGTCCTCGGAATCCAGCCGGTACTCGGGCAGGGACTCGCTGATGTAGCTCTGCACGGCCTCGGCCATGGGCACATCGTGGCCGGCCTTCTCGGCCATCAGCCAGCGGTGGGTCAGCACCTCATGGAAGAACTGGGCCGGTTCGATCTGCGAGCGATATTCCGGCGGAATCATGCGCACGGTGGGCTCGAAGACCTCGCGCATCCAGTCGGTGGCCACGATCTCCAGGTCCTCGCCCTGACGCCAGGTGGAGGCCCGGTAGGCATCCAAATCGTTGAGCAACCGCCGGGCCTGATTCTCCTGCACATCCAGACCGGTCAGCCTGAGCAACTTGCGGGAGGCATAGCCGGCATCGACCACCCTTGGGCGCACCAGCACCCGGTTGCCGTCCTCCTCGGTCTTCATCTCCAGCTCGTCCACGTCGAAGCCCAGATCGTTGAGCCTGTTGACGCGGCGCTCAATCTTCCACATCTCATCAGGATCGAAGCTGTCCACGTCCGTCAGAGCGCTCCAGAGGGAGTGATAGCGGTCCACCAGCCGGTTGCCAACGCCGACCTCGTCCACCTCGCCAGCCAGGAGGTTGCCGGAATCCAAATCCATGAGCTCGCCGATGATGTTGGTCCTGGCCAGGTCAATGTCGTACTCCCGCTGGCCATCCGTCAGGCTGGGGTGCAAATCACCGGTCTCGGCATCGACCAGGAAGGCCGAGAAAGCATCGGCATCACGCAGGAAAAGCACGTTGGACAGGGAGACATCGCCCCAGTAGAACCCGGCAAGATGGAGCCTTACCAGAAGGACCGCCAGGGCATCGATCAGCCGCTCTGCTGTATCCGGGCGCAGATTGCGGGCGAAGAGGGCACGGTAGGGCAGTGAGAACTTCAGGTGCTGGGTGACCAGCATGGCCTCAAGAGGCTCGCCCTCACGGGTGTGCCGTCCTGTGACCACGGCGATGGGGTTGACCGTGGGCAGCTCCAGTTTTTGCAGCTTGCGCAGGAGCTCGTACTCACGCTCAGCCACCCGCTGTGTGATTTCCTTCATGGCGTAGACATCGTCGCCCACGTGGACGAAGCGAACCACGTGTCGGGAGATGCCTCTGGGCAGGTTGGCCAGCAGATCCCGAGGCCAGGTGGCCAGCGGCCGCTCCCAAGGCAGGGTGAACATCCTGGGATTGGAGCTTGTGGCCGTGATGTGCAGGGCAGCCGGTTCCTGCTCGGAAGAGGGGTCGGCCGTCGTCTTTATCGAGGTGGCTTTCATGGCGCGAGGGTCCAGAGAGGAGGCCGTCGCCCGGTTGATGTTCACGCTAGTCATGCTTCATCCATCCCATCGCCGCCCATCCTATACGGGAAGAGCCCCGCACGGATGCGCCGCGCGGGGCCTCTGGTCACCCGGTCAAAAAGGAAAGGAAATGATATCAATGATTGATACAGGCCCTGTGGATCGGCGGGAAACCGTGGCCGAACCACAGGGTCACAGAAACGCTCAGTTCAGCCGCAGCTCACTGGCCGGGGAGAACAGGTGCATCTTTTCAGGATCGATGTGAATCTTGACCACATCGCCAACCTTGGGCAGGTCGCGCGGGTTGACGCGGATGGTGGTCAGCTTGTTCTGGTCGGACATGACGATGGCCTGCTCGGCCACGCTGTTGTCGGTCAGAATGTTGCCGTAGATGTAGCCGTCGGAACCCAGATCCTCCACGTTGGCCACCTTCAGGGAGAAGGCATCCGGATCGGAGGGGCTGGCCAGACCGGCATTCTCGGGACGGAAGCCCACGACGATCTTGCCCTGGTCCTCCGGGGTCAGCTTGTCGACGGCCTCGCGCGGCAGGCTGATGGTGTCCTCGCCAATCTTGGCCTGGCCGTTGACCACGGGGTGGATGTTGATGTTCATGGAGGGCGAGCCGATGAAGCCGGCCACGAAGACGTTCTCAGGCCGATCGTAGAGCTCGGTGGGCGCGCCCACCTGCTGCAGGACGCCCAGCTTGATGACGGCAATCCTGTCACCCATGGTCAGAGCCTCAGTCTGATCGTGGGTCACATACAGGGTCGTGACGTTGAGCTGACGCTGCAGGGCGGCGATCTGGGTACGGGTCTGGACACGCAGCTTGGCGTCCA
The window above is part of the Bifidobacterium asteroides DSM 20089 genome. Proteins encoded here:
- a CDS encoding ABC transporter ATP-binding protein — protein: MAEVVFDHVTRIYPGNDEPSVSDLSLDIRDGEFLVLVGPSGCGKSTTLRMLAGLEEVNKGRIMIGDKDVTTMQPKDRDIAMVFQNYALYPHMTVADNMGFALKIAGTPKDEIRQRVEKAAEVLDLTEYLDRKPKALSGGQRQRVAMGRAIVRQPKVFLMDEPLSNLDAKLRVQTRTQIAALQRQLNVTTLYVTHDQTEALTMGDRIAVIKLGVLQQVGAPTELYDRPENVFVAGFIGSPSMNINIHPVVNGQAKIGEDTISLPREAVDKLTPEDQGKIVVGFRPENAGLASPSDPDAFSLKVANVEDLGSDGYIYGNILTDNSVAEQAIVMSDQNKLTTIRVNPRDLPKVGDVVKIHIDPEKMHLFSPASELRLN